Proteins from a genomic interval of Paenibacillus sp. RC334:
- a CDS encoding putative sulfate exporter family transporter, with product MSSHIKRMKCSLSSGLSQKRSPHSNRNRFIQRILGIGLTMIFASVGYGLNEIPGFHYVGPLACAMFLAVLYRQLWGYPEALHSGVEFSAKKLLRGAIVLYGLKLNMDVVIHHGMGLLLRDMGTVVFSILFTMWLAKRFKADASLSLLLGIGTGVCGAAAIAAVSPLLKSKDEDTAIGVGLIALVGTVFAILFTVLRSWLPLTDMQYGIWSGISLHEIAHVALAAEPAGQDALAIGLLAKLGRVFLLIPLSFMIMYWMKRTGKIHSDAKMEFPWFLIGFVITSLIGSYVLGKYIVVPSSLMNGLSHITTFMLTMAMVGMGLNVSFKTLREKAVLPLLVLSITSVILAGLTFLTV from the coding sequence ATGAGCAGTCACATAAAGCGCATGAAATGTTCACTAAGTTCCGGTTTATCACAAAAGCGTTCCCCACACTCTAACCGAAATCGCTTTATCCAGCGTATCTTAGGCATTGGACTGACCATGATATTTGCATCCGTGGGGTATGGTCTGAACGAAATACCTGGCTTTCATTATGTAGGCCCTTTGGCTTGCGCCATGTTTCTCGCAGTCTTATACCGACAGCTATGGGGATATCCCGAAGCTTTACACTCAGGGGTTGAGTTTTCGGCTAAAAAATTGCTGAGAGGGGCTATCGTATTATACGGACTAAAGCTCAATATGGATGTTGTTATTCATCACGGTATGGGCTTGCTCCTGCGTGATATGGGTACCGTCGTATTTTCCATCCTGTTTACGATGTGGCTGGCCAAGCGCTTTAAGGCAGATGCTTCGCTCTCGCTTCTTCTCGGTATTGGGACAGGTGTCTGCGGTGCGGCTGCGATTGCGGCTGTCTCTCCCCTGTTGAAATCCAAGGATGAGGATACGGCTATAGGAGTAGGGCTCATTGCTTTGGTCGGAACTGTATTTGCCATTTTGTTTACTGTCCTTCGATCCTGGCTTCCTTTGACGGATATGCAATATGGAATATGGTCAGGCATCAGTTTGCATGAAATTGCACATGTGGCCTTAGCTGCTGAACCTGCCGGACAGGATGCTCTCGCGATTGGCTTACTAGCCAAGCTGGGCCGTGTCTTTTTGCTAATACCGCTTAGCTTTATGATCATGTACTGGATGAAGCGAACCGGAAAGATCCACTCGGATGCGAAAATGGAGTTCCCCTGGTTTCTCATTGGATTTGTCATAACAAGTTTGATCGGTAGCTATGTTTTGGGAAAATATATCGTAGTTCCTTCTAGTCTGATGAACGGACTTTCTCACATCACCACATTTATGCTAACGATGGCAATGGTAGGCATGGGGCTGAATGTGAGCTTTAAGACCTTGCGGGAGAAAGCGGTGCTTCCTTTACTGGTGCTGTCCATCACCTCGGTCATTCTTGCAGGCTTAACATTTTTAACCGTGTGA